In a single window of the Magnolia sinica isolate HGM2019 chromosome 7, MsV1, whole genome shotgun sequence genome:
- the LOC131251382 gene encoding disease resistance protein RPS5-like yields MDFLTPLIVVMKCLWEPIVRRFGYIKNLDRNFEKLNKEARDLYNRREDVTLEIDRSTTEKITTNECKGWLDEVEKIENQLNDMGEEYQEDKKCLRGCCPDVYSRMKLAERVQNMIGNVTDLKEKSKFEGGIVVDAPPEVAGMMLAPTIEIETSSDHTLQNILRCIRDVGIKKIGIWGMGGIGKTTVMKNLNWHPEMAQMFEIIIWVTVSKEWSTRKIQNQITQRVGLKVEDFEPDHLVALRLFKYLKTEKFLLLLDDVWDIVDLDSVGIPAPSVGNDCKVVLTTRYRNVCHKMRTDVEVKVEVLSQEESWQLFCKEVGNVADHPSIAPLAKHIVQECGGLPLAIIVVGGALRKEDDVHVWSNALTELRSPATSWIEEMEEEVFRRLKFSYDRLKDDNTKKCFLYVALYPEDHPIEVKELIEYWRAEGFLNGAQNLAQARDKGHSILKKLIDSSLLSGYPNAKFVRVHDVIRDMALRLTSTKGEECRFLARAGVGMEEPPIEDEWKEVKRISLMNNQLLGLPEKPECSMLSALLLQQNSSLIAIPDSFFKHMCTLRVLDLSSTCIKSLPPSLGNLVNLHGLYLNDCRDLSGLPSQVGALKRLEVLHLRCTSIEDEGLLRCRTRGIKFLPAEIGELTCLGCLEVSFSRYNVVNDIPIEDLTMAMTPDGIFSRPWIREDDGSLWMLDNIDMDKPQMIPGGVLSKLSLLEELRIDMHLREERWNLSVAEALMAVCSLKELTTLDFHFPRVEYLEHFIQSSRSWKRGLTAFRFSVGHHVALGYFSDDSAGTYEHERCNRCLIYQGAGSVSHAVAEVLNYADGFHIEGNNNIPELSEFGVENMNRLTLCFIRECNEMASIINGTGIQEVALPNLKNLFIWHLPKLRSFWEGPVQVGSLVSLRVLHLTGCPMLQKAFSMDMVRQLSNLQDLFVRDCSSIEEIFDDREVEMAVDYEDLLPKLWNLDLRDLPQLARISKPTSLSWQLLRTITIEDCLNLKNLPFDRQNAERLSIIEGEREWWDVLEWEDEDTKLLLQPKFYKLSYM; encoded by the coding sequence ATGGATTTCCTCACGCCCTTGATAGTAGTCATGAAATGCTTATGGGAACCTATAGTACGTCGGTTTGGCTACATCAAAAACCTTGATAGGAATTTTGAAAAGCTCAATAAGGAAGCACGGGATTTGTACAATAGAAGGGAGGATGTGACTCTTGAGATCGATAGAAGTACAACGGAGAAGATTACCACGAATGAATGCAAAGGTTGGCTTGATGAGGTTGAGAAGATTGAAAATCAGTTGAATGACATGGGAGAAGAATACCAAGAGGACAAGAAATGTCTGAGAGGGTGTTGCCCTGATGTTTACTCACGCATGAAGCTCGCTGAACGTGTACAGAACATGATCGGCAATGTTACTGATCTTAAGGAGAAATCAAAGTTTGAGGGAGGAATAGTGGTGGATGCACCACCGGAGGTAGCTGGGATGATGCTAGCACCAACAATAGAAATAGAAACATCATCCGATCACACTCTGCAAAATATACTACGATGCATCAGAGACGTGGGAATCAAAAAGATTGGTATTTGGGGTATGGGTGGGATTGGGAAAACGACAGTGATGAAAAATTTGAACTGGCACCCAGAAATGGCTCAAATGTTTGAAATTATCATTTGGGTAACCGTCTCAAAAGAATGGAGCACAAGGAAAATACAAAACCAAATTACCCAAAGGGTAGGTTTGAAGGTGGAAGATTTTGAGCCCGACCATTTAGTTGCATTGAGGCTATTCAAATATTTAAAGACTGAGAAGTTCTTGCTGCTTCTAGATGACGTTTGGGATATAGTAGATTTGGACTCTGTGGGAATCCCCGCTCCTTCCGTGGGCAACGATTGCAAGGTTGTTCTAACAACTAGATACCGAAATGTGTGCCATAAGATGAGAACTGATGTGGAGGTCAAGGTGGAAGTTTTGTCACAGGAAGAATCATGGCAATTGTTTTGTAAAGAAGTTGGTAACGTGGCTGATCATCCAAGCATTGCACCATTGGCGAAACACATTGTTCAGGAATGTGGTGGTCTGCCACTCGCAATCATCGTAGTGGGAGGGGCCTTGAGAAAGGAGGATGATGTTCACGTGTGGAGTAATGCACTAACAGAGCTGAGATCTCCAGCAACATCTTGGATAgaagaaatggaggaagaagtgTTTAGGCGCTTAAAATTTAGTTATGACCGATTAAAGGATGACAACACGAAAAAATGCTTTTTGTATGTtgcattgtatcctgaagaccaTCCAATTGAGGTGAAAGAATTAATTGAATATTGGAGGGCGGAAGGGTTCCTCAATGGTGCACAAAACTTGGCCCAAGCACGCGATAAAGGACATTCTATATTGAAAAAACTAATAGATTCATCTCTGTTGAGTGGGTATCCGAATGCGAAATTTGTCAGGGTGCATGATGTGATTCGAGACATGGCACTGAGACTTACATCCACAAAGGGAGAAGAATGCAGATTCTTGGCAAGAGCTGGTGTTGGAATGGAGGAACCCCCGATTGAGGACGAATGGAAAGAAGTGAAAAGGATCTCGTTGATGAATAATCAATTACTTGGTTTACCGGAGAAGCCAGAATGCTCTATGCTCTCAGCATTGTTATTACAGCAAAATTCATCGTTGATAGCAATCCCAGATTCGTTCTTCAAGCACATGTGTACCTTGAGAGTTTTGGATCTCAGCAGCACCTGTATAAAGTCATTACCACCATCTCTTGGAAATTTGGTCAATCTTCATGGGCTCTATCTAAATGACTGCAGAGATCTGTCTGGTCTCCCATCCCAAGTAGGAGCACTCAAGAGACTCGAAGTGCTTCATCTTCGCTGCACTAGCATTGAAGATGAGGGCCTCCTTCGCTGCCGTACAAGAGGAATCAAATTCTTGCCTGCTGAGATCGGGGAATTGACTTGCCTTGGGTGTTTGGAAGTGTCGTTTTCTAGATACAATGTCGTGAATGACATTCCCATCGAGGACTTGACGATGGCAATGACTCCTGATGGGATATTCTCAAGACCTTGGATCAGAGAGGATGATGGTAGCTTGTGGATGTTGGATAATATTGATATGGACAAGCCGCAGATGATTCCTGGTGGTGTGTTATCGAAGCTCTCCCTACTGGAAGAGCTGAGGATCGACATGCATCTGAGAGAGGAGCGGTGGAACTTGAGTGTAGCAGAAGCACTGATGGCGGTGTGCAGCCTGAAAGAATTAACTACTCTTGATTTCCACTTTCCAAGAGTGGAGTATCTCGAGCATTTCATCCAAAGCAGCCGATCATGGAAAAGAGGATTAACAGCATTCCGGTTTTCAGTGGGCCATCATGTTGCGCTGGGCTACTTCTCAGATGATTCTGCAGGCACCTATGAACATGAAAGATGTAACAGATGCTTGATTTATCAAGGCGCTGGAAGTGTGTCTCATGCAGTTGCAGAGGTACTTAATTATGCTGATGGGTTTCACATAGAGGGCAATAACAACATTCCAGAGTTATCAGAATTCGGCGTGGAAAACATGAACAGGCTGACATTGTGCTTCATTAGAGAATGCAATGAAATGGCGTCCATCATAAATGGCACTGGCATCCAAGAGGTTGCATTGCCAAACTTAAAGAATCTCTTTATCTGGCATTTGCCCAAGTTGAGAAGCTTTTGGGAGGGGCCAGTGCAGGTCGGCAGCCTTGTGAGTCTTAGGGTTTTGCACTTGACAGGATGTCCCATGTTGCAGAAGGCTTTCTCGATGGACATGGTTCGACAGCTCTCCAACTTGCAAGACCTCTTCGTCAGAGATTGTTCCTCAATAGAGGAAATATTCGACGACAGGGAAGTAGAGATGGCCGTTGATTACGAAGATCTACTGCCAAAACTGTGGAATTTAGATCTCCGAGACTTGCCTCAACTGGCTAGAATCAGCAAACCAACTTCATTGTCTTGGCAATTGTTACGGACAATTACGATTGAAGACTGTCTGAATCTAAAGAATCTCCCATTTGACAGACAGAATGCTGAACGACTGTCCATTATCGAGGGTGAAAGAGAATGGTGGGACGTACTTGAGTGGGAAGATGAGGACACCAAGCTACTTCTGCAGCCTAAATTTTACAAATTGAGTTATATGTGA